From Lucilia cuprina isolate Lc7/37 chromosome 4, ASM2204524v1, whole genome shotgun sequence:
tatgttaaaattaatgttcctagattaaatattttagaaacttaaaaaagtacaatttataagataaaaagtactaaaaagttgtctcttaaagaataaTATTCTATAAGGACTGTGTaagtttaataatcatgtgttttaagttcatattaaagaacatacaaagagtatcatttaaaggaaaagtaccaaaaatggaataaaatttaCGTAAGTGGAATGTACTAATAAAAAGTGTacaatttttcccctttttgcttagaaatatactttttcgagtttgaataaaattaaattttccgtcttttccctttttggtatttttttctccagtgaaatagcaaaaattttattacaataaatattacagagttagtccgtaatttaatagaattaattcaataaaccgaaaaagttttcctaatgtgctaaaaaagtaccataaatacagttttctcccttttacacccaaaaaggactgaattttaaaaaagtacgaaacaggtgtctcataattttgagagatgaatccaaaatatttataaaaattttattgtgttaATTAGATTAAAAGTTATAAggggccaaaaaaggtaccaaaatcacctttgttacacatttttactccttaaaagtacgaatttgaaaaaagtaccagacacccatctgctcattttaagagtagatacaggtgcatttagaatttttcttgtatcacttatattgtgtaagataattaataaagcctgttttacccgttttcccctttttccaaaaatccctccttagtggatctacatctacaaaaacacatctactgtcaaaatttcatgattctaggttcagccgtttgggctgtgcgatgatgaatcagtcagtcagtaacgcttctcttttatacatatatatagattaattcTAAGACCCATTAATAAAACTTGAAAGAATAAATTAATCAAAAGACTACATGcatattaatttttacttttattaagaAACAGATTAGTAGCTCTGACTTACAGTATAACAAATACTAGAGataaattattatcaaataacaaagatatttataaattataaataatatctaTTAGATCTTGTTTTTTGATAGTTTTAGGAGCTTTCTTATTGAAATGAGTACTTAAGATTTCCATCAATTGATCCTTGGTACAAGAATTCAAGGacttatttttaatcatttcctTAATATAAGCTTCATTTTTAACATCAAAATCTGCTGATAATTTAGGTTTCTTAGCGATGTTCGATGAACCGGATGTTTTATCCGAAGAACGTTTCGATACCTCTGGAATTTCCGTGCCAAATACTTCTTCAAAGGTGGGTAATAGTTTTTGTATACGTTGTGTTTGAATATCAGGATTAGGAAAATATTGACTGCCCAATGTTTCATAACTAACATTAAAAGCTAAACTCAAAAGTTTCGATTGTAATTGATCCAAATCCGGATCATATAAGATGTCTGGCTTATAATCTAAACGGAATTTTTTCATTAGTTTCTCACAGACCTGTAATCCATCATCGTTGGCATCGTTATCCGGTGTATTCCAATCACTTAAATTAAAACTGCGTATATAAGTAGCGCAACACAAATACACAATCTTAAAGCCATCATTTAGCATAATGGCTTCATGTGTTTCGGAATCAGTATTTTTCTCAACTGGCACCAGGGCTACATAACGAGGCATGGATTTTCTTCTACACATAAAAagacaaatggcaattttttctttttctatgcATTTTTCCCAAAGTGCACGGAATAGACGTTTAGAACCCTCAATATGTATATCATCTGGATACATAAAGTTGGCTGTTTTGCAATATATTGCGCTTGCCAAAGAAGAACGTGGCTTAAATCCTAATAGCGACATTCCAGGCGGGTGAAGGTTACGTACTCTATTCACCTGCTCATAGGACAAACGCATTTTTTCGGAACCCAAATTTATTTCGTACCAAgcgttttttatattaacatcTTTTACTTCTGCTGCATCCATTTCCTTATCCTGCTTACGTACCTGCGTAATACGATGTTTACGTACCACAGCACTATCAGTTCGTTGCAATAGAACTTTCTGCGGTTTCTTACCCTTTTGGTAATAGTTGAAATATTGGGCTGAGAGTACCAAATTAGGACCCAACGTAAATTTAAAATGTCCCAATGAGCGGCGTACATAATGTTGCTTAAACTTACGATTGGCTAACATTTCGCGCAATCTTTTAGGATCAGTTGGCTCGAAACAGTCTATATCTGTGTCctgaattaaacaaataaactctttataaaataaatcataattaaaGATGTCTATCATGGGTATCAGATGAAATTCTACATCTTTTCCCTTTAAGTCGGCAGCTTTTTGTAGAACTTGTCTATAACATTCAGAATCATGAGGATGTGGAAGCTCAATGTCGGTTAGGTAAACAATTGTGGTATTATCAATCAGATAGTTGCAATGCTGAACTAAATCCATACAAAGCCTGAGCATGTGTGAAAAATTACAACCTTCATCCTCTGGCGCTACGCCATATATTTCATCAAATTGTGTTGGCGCCGTTTCGACGAATCTCAGAAACATTTGAACAATAGCAGTGTTTAGTTGACGTGGTGGTAAAAATACAGCACATTTCTCTGGCATTATAATGTCATCCAAACAGTTGGGCTCATGGGGTTCAGGCGAATGTTTTGTGTTTGCAAATATCAAACCTATTAAGTCCCTATCATTTACCAGGAGGCCCGATAAAAATGCTCTACGTAAAATTACCAATGCATTGTCCAATAATTCCGATCTATTATACAAATTGGCatcaataacaaatataatagATTCTCGACCGCTGAACTTTTTCTGTAATTGATCACCTTCATCTTCGGAATCCGAAATCGATATTTCAAATTCTGGATTCCAGGAACTCATCTTAATTGAATTCTGCAGTGCTTGGTGtattactttttgttattgAATTTCGTCGTAGtgacaaaatacaaaaagaagtAAACAAACCAGAAATCTTCGCCGTCAAACATTAATGCCGGCGGCGGTTGATGTTAAAAATATCGGCGTTTATCTAAAATtgtgtttcaaaattttcaaagattttgaaaaataatcaaaaacttTAACGTTTAAATGCttgaaattaaattacatattatgATTTTGAATCCACATAGAATGCTTTTGAAGTGAAAAACACGTGAACGATAGATAGGAAATAAGAACACAGGCgtaaacaaaattagaaaaacatCAGTAAcatactagggttctataaatcggctttcgaataatcgaacaatcgactttttgtcgaaaagtcgaagtcgactattttgttccaaaaaagtcgataactcgactatcgtctatgaaaaaagtcgaaaagtcgactttgtaaataaagtcgaaaagtcaactttgtaaacaaaagtcaaaaatggtcgtaaagtcggaaaaagtcgaaaaaaatcggaaaaagtcgaaaaaaatcgaaaagtcggaaaaagtcgagaagtcggaaaatgtcgaagtcaaaaatttgaaaaacgtcgaaagaagtcgaaaaaaaattgaaaatagtcgaaaaaattcgaaaagtcgataagtcgaaaagtcgactatttataaaatattaaaagtcgaaaaatcgacatttaattaaatgaaaaaagtcgaaaaatcgtcttttaactaaatgcaaaaagtcgaaagtctacttttcataaaatgcaaaaattcgacttttcataaaatgcaaaaaatcgaaaagtcgacttttcataaaatgcaaaaagtcgacttttcgtttcaactataggaCCCTACAACATACCTACCACAAAACCTTATTTAAAGCTTAGTACCAAATAAGTTTCATTAGCATAATTATtaaacttgaaattttcatttattttggcaCACAAATATgacagtttttctttaattttttttatatagaaccatttaatgtataaataataaccacagcaaaatatatttgttgatTCTGTTGTAATGTGTGCAAtagaagacaaaaaaatataaagtataattttctttaaatttaataatttttaatatcatttatttgaaataaagcattaataatatttaaataatattttaaatatcaaattacAGAGGCGcttttaattcattattaaaaaaagaatacattTATGAATTAAGATCAATAGCATGACTACAATAATACTATAAGTACACTTTATGGGAGGGAAGAGGTTTGTAAGACGAGTTGTAGTTTGAATAAAggcaaatacaaatatataatagtttttaatacatacaattttttttaagaaattatattgAGTTAAGTCAGAACTAATTGAACGTAATATTTACTTTgtagcaattttttttgttcagctAGTTctacttttaatagaaaagtttcgTTTTTCCATAAATGTgtatacctatctatctataatatCCAAAtgtctttttaagaaaatatcatatataaaaaattaattgtaaccCACAAAAATGAGGTGCAGTCTATCGTTTTTAGCACAGCACTCCTATTAAATTCCTAACTAATATATCAGAGTATCGAGATGATtgtgttttagaaaattaatgatTTCGGAAATAATTTCTGTTCAATATAATCATCTACCATGGCCTTAACAAGATCAGTAGTAACTTTGGGATGTTTCAATTGATAGCCAAATTCTTTTAGTTTCGTATTATCCAAATTCAAGTGTTTATGATACAATTGCTCTTCATCCAAATAGGGTGTGAGTGGAGTATTGGTTAAACCGTTTTGTTGGCAAATTTCCGCCCAAGGCGATAAATGTTTATCATTAATTTCGCTAACAGTATCGGAAAGACTTAgctgttaaacaaattattacattaaatatataaatgattcttaaatatgtttttttaaataccttAGTAAGATTTGACATTACTATGCCAAAATAGTCAATATTTATAGAGAATATTTCAGCTAATATATCACTTATCGTCCCTTGTGTAGATTCAGCATCATCAACTATATTATAAGTCTCACGTATAGCCTTTGAACTTGTGGCCAGTTCCCAAACGGCAGCACAAACATCATCAACATGTACTGTTGATATTCTCATAGCATCATTCCATAGCAGTTTCATagtttcatttaaatgtttgtaaatggCAGCAATTATAATACGAGGCACTGTAATTATAAAAGTATAAGGAATTTGCCTTGCTAGTATTACGTTAAtggataaaaaataattaaaactagaaGAATTGTACAGCATTcagtaaaaaaaacttaaagctttaaaatccCACCAGAATCATGTTATCatctatacatatatataaaagagttgcgttactgactgactgattcatcattgcacagcccaaacggctgaaccagtgtacacttaataaggtagcctcgtcgctacaacaaatacaacaatacaaaaacaacaggcgatttgttattgtagaataatcccatctgtcaaaaaaagctgtgtgtgtagaatgaaaaagcaacaaataaacacaataaaaatatgagtttttagcaattatttaattttttaactattaatattaatatattatattaattaaacgtggaatgtctgaaaatcataactatatctattgggaagaccaattttccgaataaaacgtgttttttgtggaaagtgattggtcgtgttaaaaatagttgaaactgatttAGAACGTATGTcggagctaaagattttcttttttatcaagagagaaggataacaaagacatttaatcacgattgacctagaaaactcctttaaaaccataattttctgaactttttaaaatttttacaccttttgcgattttttttctatgtaaacaaacaggaattttgacagataagattgtaaaagctgatgatcagctgtgcggacgaggctaccttattaagtgtacactgggctgaacctagaatcatgaaattttgacagtagatgtgtttttgtttatgtagatccactaaggagggatttttggaaatttgcacatttacgggtcaaaaggggaaaaaacgggtaaaactggttttcttaattatcttacacaatattagtgatacaagaagaattttaaatgcacctgtatctactcttaaaatgagcagatgtgtgtctggtacttttttaaaattcgtacttttaaggggtaaaaatgtgtaacaaaggtgattttggtaccttttttggccctttataacttttgaactaaataacataatcaaatttttctaaatattttggacacATCTCTctaaattatgagacacctgtttcttatttttttttaaatttagtcctttttgggtgtaaaagggagaaaaccgtattttaattttattcaaactcattgggccaatttttataaaatatgaaaaagtagtttatttactcacataaaataagctgttggtatattattttggaattcgagtactaaggcctatataggaccaaattcaagtaaattgtttggtactttttgaaagcactatttttgaatcgtttgagttttatctgtgatatgtAGAAtaaaatacggaacattttgtaaacattattcTCGGGGAAAAATTGTagtctttttattagtactttccacttaggaaAAATTAAttccatttttggtactttttcttccttcatgAACTCAAATAATATGAACTcctttaatatgaactcaaaacacatgattattaaacatacacagtcctcattgaataagattctttaagagacaactttttagtactttttatctcataaattgtacttttttaattttctaaaatattcaacctaggaacattaattttaacagacatgatcttgactgaataatattctgtaagtggggactatttggtacttttataTTCTTCAAATAGTACGTTTTTacaatggttaaccggaacacacacagtaatgagaatttattgagagagatttttgtacttttttgttattccgatggttctttttaatatttttacgatattgaacagagatattgaaaataaaatttaaaatgtagggaacttagtataaaactaaaacattaaaaaaaatttaatcaattttaattttatataaaagtaaacaaaattttgtatgtattttatttaagttagggtagcgaagcccCCAGGGTATGCTAGCCAAGTATaacacaacaaatattttaacttactCAAATAACGCTTATCACCAAAACCATATACAACCGGCAAACGCACAACAGTATAATCAAAGTTCTCCATTGCCTGCAattctttttcaacttttagtttatattttgcaaCTGCTGTCCAGGGATCGTGTTTACAATCTTCTTTTAAGGCATACTTTTCAGAGCTATTTACACAGCCCGAGCTAAATTCAATGTAACGTTGAGCCTTTATGTTTACGGCTTCATTGGCACAGTTAAGGCTTAATTTTAGAATGCCTTCCTTGTAAACGGCATCTGTTTGATTGGGACGAGTTTCGGCGGCACAATTAAATACCAAATCCCACGAACGACCAGTTGTTGGGTGTGGTGCAAAAGCATTTTTACAGGAATCTAGAAAACCgaagtaaaataacaaaatatatgataagaaattttaataataatatgtacCAATGTGTGTAGAgagattattttgaaaaaacagCCCACATTATGCATCAACAGAATGGaacaatgaaagaaaataagaaCCATAAATAGAAGCCTACTTACTTTGATTTATCAGATTTGCACTGCAAAATTCAACTTTTTCGTTGTCAAAGGCTTTCGATTGTTTTGCATTCAGCCAGGCCATCTGTGGAGGCGTTTTATCAACGACACGTATTTCCTGTGACAAATCATTTTCCACTAAATAAGTTAATAAATTGCGTCCAATGAAACCGCAACCTAAAAATAACCATTATGAATgttgtatataatataaaaaatatcatacataaatattaataaaaatttaaaactatgaaCTCTGTTAAAAACACCTATTACAATTATAAACTGACCACTGGAGGACAttcaaatgtaaatatgtatgtatgtaaaaaaaacgtacttttaattttacatacatacatacatgtagatACAAATATGAACATAACAAGTGGTCGtttcattttattgtttgtCCACTTATTACTCATTCGTAGTATTTGTCATATTATTGCTTCCAATTGTTCATCTTACCTCCTAATAATAAAACAGTTGGTTTTTCCGACATTGCTGTttgtcttaagtttttttttaatttgaaaacctttaacttttcttttaaactatttattttttattaatcagACAACAATAATGTATTATGCAAATGTAAAACCGCTGGGAATATTATTgtaatctttttcttttttttctttgattaaaaGATCTGCGCCGACAAACATTAACAACGGCGTTGACTAACACTAATAACATCGGCAGCCATTTAAAAACGATTGTAAGCCGGGTAAATTTtctgttgtatttttaaattttaaaacgatattttgataaatcgaaattttcaattttatcctatataaaatataaattatataaatattttaaaaaactagtACAATGCAATATTCTgtcttcaaaattgaaaaaatagctAAGATATCGGCAAaatcatatattatatattttgccATGTATTTAGTAAAACTGCAAATTCAATTttggaaacatttttaaacgcATTTT
This genomic window contains:
- the LOC124419666 gene encoding ATP-dependent DNA helicase 2 subunit 1-like is translated as MSSWNPEFEISISDSEDEGDQLQKKFSGRESIIFVIDANLYNRSELLDNALVILRRAFLSGLLVNDRDLIGLIFANTKHSPEPHEPNCLDDIIMPEKCAVFLPPRQLNTAIVQMFLRFVETAPTQFDEIYGVAPEDEGCNFSHMLRLCMDLVQHCNYLIDNTTIVYLTDIELPHPHDSECYRQVLQKAADLKGKDVEFHLIPMIDIFNYDLFYKEFICLIQDTDIDCFEPTDPKRLREMLANRKFKQHYVRRSLGHFKFTLGPNLVLSAQYFNYYQKGKKPQKVLLQRTDSAVVRKHRITQVRKQDKEMDAAEVKDVNIKNAWYEINLGSEKMRLSYEQVNRVRNLHPPGMSLLGFKPRSSLASAIYCKTANFMYPDDIHIEGSKRLFRALWEKCIEKEKIAICLFMCRRKSMPRYVALVPVEKNTDSETHEAIMLNDGFKIVYLCCATYIRSFNLSDWNTPDNDANDDGLQVCEKLMKKFRLDYKPDILYDPDLDQLQSKLLSLAFNVSYETLGSQYFPNPDIQTQRIQKLLPTFEEVFGTEIPEVSKRSSDKTSGSSNIAKKPKLSADFDVKNEAYIKEMIKNKSLNSCTKDQLMEILSTHFNKKAPKTIKKQDLIDIIYNL
- the LOC111681526 gene encoding uncharacterized protein LOC111681526 isoform X1, translated to MSEKPTVLLLGGCGFIGRNLLTYLVENDLSQEIRVVDKTPPQMAWLNAKQSKAFDNEKVEFCSANLINQNSCKNAFAPHPTTGRSWDLVFNCAAETRPNQTDAVYKEGILKLSLNCANEAVNIKAQRYIEFSSGCVNSSEKYALKEDCKHDPWTAVAKYKLKVEKELQAMENFDYTVVRLPVVYGFGDKRYLMPRIIIAAIYKHLNETMKLLWNDAMRISTVHVDDVCAAVWELATSSKAIRETYNIVDDAESTQGTISDILAEIFSINIDYFGIVMSNLTKLSLSDTVSEINDKHLSPWAEICQQNGLTNTPLTPYLDEEQLYHKHLNLDNTKLKEFGYQLKHPKVTTDLVKAMVDDYIEQKLFPKSLIF
- the LOC111681526 gene encoding uncharacterized protein LOC111681526 isoform X2, with amino-acid sequence MAWLNAKQSKAFDNEKVEFCSANLINQNSCKNAFAPHPTTGRSWDLVFNCAAETRPNQTDAVYKEGILKLSLNCANEAVNIKAQRYIEFSSGCVNSSEKYALKEDCKHDPWTAVAKYKLKVEKELQAMENFDYTVVRLPVVYGFGDKRYLMPRIIIAAIYKHLNETMKLLWNDAMRISTVHVDDVCAAVWELATSSKAIRETYNIVDDAESTQGTISDILAEIFSINIDYFGIVMSNLTKLSLSDTVSEINDKHLSPWAEICQQNGLTNTPLTPYLDEEQLYHKHLNLDNTKLKEFGYQLKHPKVTTDLVKAMVDDYIEQKLFPKSLIF